The genome window TGACGCCCTGGTCGCCGAAGGCCGTGAAGGTGAACGGCTCCTTGTGCGCGGGCGCGGTGGTGAAGGTGCCGAGGGTGCCCAGCAGGTGGCGCTCGGCCGGGTCGAAGCCCTCGTGGCCGACGCCGTAGTAGTACGTCCTGCCGGGGCGCAGGTGGGTGAGCTTGGCGTGCAGGTAGTACTGGGTGTGGTCGCCGCTCGCGCCGACGCCCGCCGGGGTGTACAGGGTGCGGACCTCGGCGGGGATCCTGCGGGACAGGTCCCAGGGATGGGCGCCGATCCGGATGAACGGGTTCTTCACGGCGACCGGGACCTGCCAGGAGACGGTGATCTCGGTGCGCGGGTCGTTGCCGAAGGCGAGGTGGCGGCCGAACGGGGCGACGAGGGCGCCGTCGACGCTCTCGACGGCGGGGGCGGTGCTCTGGGTCGGAACGGCGGCCTGGGCGGTGGCACCCGGTACGAATGCGCCACCCGCGACAGCGCCCAGGGTGACTGCTCCACCTCTGATCATCGTGCGCCGGGAGAATCTCGCGCGCAGGTACTCGTGCTGCTCCGCCATGCTCATGCGGGCCGCGAGCTTCTCCGGTACTCCCATACGAGGTATGTCCATGTGGCCAGAACTTCCTCCACATAATCAACGTGGCGCAGGACACAGGATGGACAGCCGTCGAACGGGATCCCATAAGAACTTCAACAGGCATCTGCCCGAAATCGGGCATGATTCTTGCGATTCCGACGCTCATACCTCAGGATCTACCGGGTGCACGACGAACTTGTTGATCACCTGACGCGGACCACGCCCCTGAACCGGGGCGAGGCGCTGCGTGTGGTCCAGGACGTGCTCGCCTACTTCGACGAGACGACCGAGGAGTTCGTCCGTCGCCGCCACCGCGAACTCCAGGCCCACGGACTGGTGAACGCGTCGATCTTCGAGCGGATCGATGCGGACCTGAAGTATCGCGCGGTGGCACCGCCCGAGCTCACGCTCCGGCAACTGCGGCGCATCGTCTACGGCTGAGTCCACACTTCCAGGACTGAGCCACCGGATGACCGCCCCATCCAGACGGGGCCAAAAGGGACTTAAGGAAACATATGTGCGGAATCGTCGGATACATCGGTAAGCGCGATGTGGCCCCGCTCCTGCTGGAGGGTCTGCAGCGGCTGGAGTACCGCGGCTACGACTCGGCGGGCATCGTCATCACCTCGCCGAAGTCGGCGGGCCTGAGGATGGTCAAGGCCAAGGGCCGGGTCCGCGACCTGGAGGCCAAGGTCCCCGCGCGCTTCAAGGGCACCACCGGCATCGCCCACACCCGCTGGGCCACCCACGGCGCCCCCTCCGACGTCAACGCGCACCCGCACCTGTCGGCCGACAACAAGGTCGCCGTCGTCCACAACGGCATCATCGACAACGCCGCCGAGCTGAGGAAGAAGCTGGAGGCGGACGGCGTCGAGTTCCTCTCCGAGACCGACACCGAGGTCCTCACCCACCTCATCGCCCGCTCCCAGGCCGAGACGCTGGAGGAGAAGGTCCGCCAGGCGCTGCGGCTGGTGGAGGGCACGTACGGCATCGCCGTGATGCACGCCGACTTCCAGGACCGGATCGTGGTGGCCCGCAACGGCTCCCCCGTCGTGCTCGGCATCGGCGAGAAGGAGATGTTCGTCGCCTCCGACGTCGCCGCCCTCGTCGCCCACACCCGCCAGATAGTGACGCTGGACGACGGTGAGATGGCGACGCTGAAGGCCGACGACTTCCGCACCTACACCACCGAGGGCACCCGTACGACGGCCGAGCCGACCACCGTGGAGTGGGAGGCCGAGTCGTACGACATGGGCGGCCACGACACCTACATGCACAAGGAGATCCACGAGCAGGCCGACGCCGTGGACCGGGTGCTGCGCGGCCGCATCGACGACCGGTTCTCCACCGTGCACCTGGGCGGCCTGAACCTGGACGCCCGCGAGGCGCGGCAGATCCGCCGCGTGAAGATCCTCGGCTGCGGCACCTCGTACCACGCGGGCATGATCGGCGCCCAGATGATCGAGGAGCTGGCCCGTATCCCGGCCGACGCCGAGCCGGCGTCGGAGTTCCGCTACCGCAACGCCGTCGTGGACCCCGACACGCTGTACGTGGCGGTGTCGCAGTCCGGTGAGACCTACGACGTGCTGGCGGCCGTGCAGGAGCTCAGGCGCAAGGGCGCGCGGGTCTTCGGCGTCGTCAACGTGGTCGGCTCGGCGATCGCACGGGAGTCGGACGCCGGGATCTACGTCCACGCGGGGCCCGAGGTGTGCGTGGTGTCCACCAAGTGCTTCACCAACACGACGGTGGCGTTCGCGCTGCTGGCACTGCACCTGGGCCGCACCCGCGACCTGTCCGTCCGTGACGGCAAGCGGATCATCGAGGGCCTGCGGAAGCTGCCCGAGCAGATCTCCGAGGTCCTGAAGCAGGAGGAGGAGATCAAGAAGCTGGCGGAGCAGTTCGCGGACGCCCGTTCGATGCTGTTCATCGGGCGCGTGCGCGGATACCCGGTGGCCCGTGAGGCCTCGCTGAAGCTGAAGGAGGTCTCCTACATCCACGCTGAGGCCTACCCGGCCTCCGAGCTGAAGCACGGTCCGCTGGCGCTGATCGAGCCGGCCCTGCCGACGGTCGCGATCGTGCCGGACGACGACCTGCTGGAGAAGAACCGCGCGGCCATGGAGGAGATCAAGGCCCGCAGCGGCAAGATCCTCGCGGTGGCGCACCAGGAGCAGGAGAAGGCCGACCACACGATCGTGGTGCCGAAGAACGAGAACGAGCTGGACCCGATCCTGATGGGCATTCCGCTGCAACTCCTCGCCTACCACACGGCGTTGGCGCTGGGCCGGGACATCGACAAGCCGCGGAACCTGGCGAAGTCCGTGACGGTGGAGTAGTCCGCGCCGGCCGACCGCGCCGCGATCTCGCGAGTTCGAGCGTCAGCAACCCCCTGTGTGCCACCACCACAGGGGGTTGCTCTTTCAGGGGCCGGGGCCGCCCAAACCCCGGCCCGGTCGCTGCCTCAGCCGGCGGCCGTCACCCCCCGGCCGGCAGCGCGTCGCGGAAGGGTGGTGGGCCAGTGGGCGAGGGCCGCGGTCGCCGCGTACCAGGCCACCGCTCCCGCCGCCACGGCGAACCAGCCGCCGACCTTGCCGAGCGCGTCGTTGCCTGCGAGGCGGCCGATGGCGAGCAGCAGCAGCGAGACGAAGAACAGCCCGTAGGTGCCCTGGTCGAGCAGGCCGCCGGACGCTCCGAGCGTCAGGCTCAGGGTGACCAGGGCGAACAGCAGGAGGAAGAGTCCGGCGGCGTGGTCGGACATCTGGTTGCCGGCCGTGACGGCCCAGGTGAACCACAGGGCGCCGAGCGCCGAGAAGGCGGTGCCCGCGGCGGTGTCACGGTCGCGGAAGGCGAGCAGGCCGACGACGAACAGGGCCACGCCGC of Streptomyces cynarae contains these proteins:
- the glmS gene encoding glutamine--fructose-6-phosphate transaminase (isomerizing); the encoded protein is MCGIVGYIGKRDVAPLLLEGLQRLEYRGYDSAGIVITSPKSAGLRMVKAKGRVRDLEAKVPARFKGTTGIAHTRWATHGAPSDVNAHPHLSADNKVAVVHNGIIDNAAELRKKLEADGVEFLSETDTEVLTHLIARSQAETLEEKVRQALRLVEGTYGIAVMHADFQDRIVVARNGSPVVLGIGEKEMFVASDVAALVAHTRQIVTLDDGEMATLKADDFRTYTTEGTRTTAEPTTVEWEAESYDMGGHDTYMHKEIHEQADAVDRVLRGRIDDRFSTVHLGGLNLDAREARQIRRVKILGCGTSYHAGMIGAQMIEELARIPADAEPASEFRYRNAVVDPDTLYVAVSQSGETYDVLAAVQELRRKGARVFGVVNVVGSAIARESDAGIYVHAGPEVCVVSTKCFTNTTVAFALLALHLGRTRDLSVRDGKRIIEGLRKLPEQISEVLKQEEEIKKLAEQFADARSMLFIGRVRGYPVAREASLKLKEVSYIHAEAYPASELKHGPLALIEPALPTVAIVPDDDLLEKNRAAMEEIKARSGKILAVAHQEQEKADHTIVVPKNENELDPILMGIPLQLLAYHTALALGRDIDKPRNLAKSVTVE
- a CDS encoding GPR1/FUN34/YaaH family transporter, translating into MDNDVSAGGTTTIVGRLALGVTLLAFGLGSTKVIDGVTTADAVSLAHYVGGVALFVVGLLAFRDRDTAAGTAFSALGALWFTWAVTAGNQMSDHAAGLFLLLFALVTLSLTLGASGGLLDQGTYGLFFVSLLLLAIGRLAGNDALGKVGGWFAVAAGAVAWYAATAALAHWPTTLPRRAAGRGVTAAG